Proteins co-encoded in one Zymomonas mobilis subsp. mobilis ATCC 10988 genomic window:
- a CDS encoding D-alanine--D-alanine ligase: MSDKKHVVVLMGGWSSEREISLLSGRHVGKALEEAGYRVTLLDMDRDIAFKLREAKPDVVFNALHGTPGEDGSIQGLMDLMAIRYTHSGLTASAIAIDKELTKKILTPENIPMPQGCLVERESLYTKDPLPRPYVLKPVNEGSSVGVAIIDESFNDGQPIRKDQIDPWKNFKTLLAEPFIKGRELTVAVMGDKALAVTELCPNNGFYDYKAKYTDGMTTHICPAKIPAEIAEKAMALSLKAHQLLGCRGPSRSDFRWDDEAGLDGLFLLEVNTQPGMTPLSLVPEQAKQLGIDYVALCRMIVEEALAEDTLQETKMAGQGG; encoded by the coding sequence ATGAGCGACAAAAAGCATGTTGTCGTTTTGATGGGCGGATGGTCTTCGGAACGTGAAATTTCGCTTCTGTCAGGCCGCCATGTCGGCAAGGCTTTGGAAGAGGCTGGATATCGCGTGACGCTGCTCGATATGGATCGGGATATTGCGTTCAAGCTTCGTGAAGCTAAGCCGGATGTGGTTTTTAATGCTTTGCATGGCACGCCGGGTGAAGATGGCAGTATTCAAGGTCTGATGGATTTAATGGCTATCCGTTATACCCATTCGGGTTTGACGGCTTCGGCCATTGCCATTGATAAAGAATTGACCAAAAAGATTCTGACCCCTGAGAATATTCCGATGCCGCAGGGCTGTTTGGTTGAGCGCGAAAGCCTTTATACAAAAGACCCGTTGCCACGACCTTATGTCTTGAAACCGGTCAATGAAGGCTCTTCTGTCGGCGTTGCGATCATTGATGAATCTTTTAATGACGGTCAGCCTATTCGGAAAGACCAGATTGATCCGTGGAAAAATTTTAAAACCCTTCTTGCCGAACCTTTTATTAAAGGGCGGGAATTAACCGTGGCGGTGATGGGTGACAAAGCCTTGGCTGTTACCGAATTATGCCCGAATAACGGCTTTTACGATTATAAAGCCAAATATACTGATGGCATGACGACCCATATCTGTCCTGCAAAAATTCCGGCAGAGATTGCTGAAAAGGCGATGGCTCTTTCCTTGAAAGCGCATCAACTTTTGGGATGTCGGGGCCCGTCGCGTTCCGATTTTCGTTGGGATGATGAAGCCGGATTGGATGGTTTGTTTCTGTTAGAGGTGAATACCCAGCCGGGTATGACACCTTTAAGTTTGGTTCCTGAACAGGCAAAACAGCTGGGTATCGACTATGTCGCCTTGTGCCGGATGATTGTTGAGGAAGCCTTGGCGGAAGACACATTACAAGAAACCAAAATGGCAGGACAGGGTGGCTAA
- the murB gene encoding UDP-N-acetylmuramate dehydrogenase, translating to MTTATSSNISSKLPSIRGEIEANAPLAPLTWFRVGGNAEWLVSPYDTEDLSDFLKKIDQSMPVRVLGIGSNVIIRDGGVSGVIIRLPRRFSWVKREEGNRLRCGGSTLGMMISKVAAAESLTNLEFMRGIPGSIGGMIRMNAGAYGGDISKILIQVTLVRRNGDIEIWPVEKLNFAYRYSELPEDAIVTEALFQGQPGDKDKIEAQMNKIIAEREASQPVRSRTGGSTFKNPEGYKAWELIDEAGCRGLKIGDAEVSTKHANFLLNLGDATAADIENLGEEVRARVKAKFGITLEWEIKRIGHKLDGDKA from the coding sequence ATGACAACTGCTACATCTTCCAATATCTCAAGTAAATTGCCGTCTATTCGCGGTGAAATAGAAGCCAATGCGCCTTTGGCACCCCTGACATGGTTTCGGGTCGGCGGTAATGCCGAATGGTTGGTTAGCCCCTATGATACCGAAGATTTGTCGGATTTTCTGAAGAAAATTGACCAGTCTATGCCAGTTAGGGTGCTGGGGATTGGTTCCAATGTGATTATTCGTGACGGCGGTGTTTCCGGCGTTATCATCCGTTTGCCGCGTCGTTTTTCATGGGTCAAAAGAGAAGAGGGGAACCGCCTGCGTTGTGGTGGATCGACCCTCGGCATGATGATTTCAAAGGTTGCTGCTGCTGAATCTTTGACCAATTTAGAATTTATGCGCGGTATTCCGGGATCCATCGGTGGTATGATCCGCATGAATGCGGGTGCCTATGGCGGTGATATTTCCAAGATTCTGATTCAGGTTACGCTGGTTCGTCGGAATGGTGATATTGAAATCTGGCCAGTTGAAAAATTGAATTTTGCCTATCGCTATTCTGAATTGCCAGAAGATGCGATTGTGACCGAAGCGCTTTTCCAAGGGCAACCCGGCGATAAAGACAAGATCGAAGCTCAGATGAATAAAATTATCGCCGAGCGTGAAGCCAGTCAGCCGGTTCGCAGCCGGACGGGGGGATCGACCTTTAAAAATCCTGAAGGCTATAAAGCCTGGGAGCTTATTGATGAAGCTGGTTGTCGTGGTTTGAAAATCGGTGATGCCGAAGTTTCTACCAAACATGCCAATTTTCTGTTGAATTTGGGTGATGCTACCGCGGCTGATATTGAAAATCTTGGCGAAGAAGTGCGGGCGCGCGTTAAAGCGAAATTCGGTATTACCCTTGAATGGGAAATAAAACGCATCGGCCATAAACTCGATGGGGATAAGGCATGA
- the murC gene encoding UDP-N-acetylmuramate--L-alanine ligase → MKGVGTDIGRIHFVGIGGIGMSGIAEVMHNLGYQVQGSDISEGYTVDALRQMGIKVLIGHHAENVKDAAVVVVSSAIHRGNPEVEAALENRIPVVRRAEMLAELMRLKSTVAVAGTHGKTTTTSMVAALLDAGGIDPTVINGGIINSYGSNARLGDSDWMVVEADESDGSFLRLDGTLAIVTNIDPEHLDHYGSFEKVQDAFVEFVSNVPFYGAAFLCIDHPVVQSILPRIRDRRLITYGFSAQADIRAVDITPISGGNRFTAVIRSRDGDIRRIENIFLPMPGRHNIQNALSAIGVALEFSIPDAAIRDGFARFGGVKRRFSRVGEIKIGDGSVLVIDDYGHHPVEIKAVLSAARESAQQRVIAVVQPHRFSRLHDLMTEFQSAFNDADMVFVAPVYAAGEQPIAGVDSQALVSGLKQHGHRSAQAVDSPRSLAIALADIIKADDIIICLGAGDITKWAAGLAADITSIREVHHL, encoded by the coding sequence ATGAAGGGTGTCGGCACGGATATCGGCCGAATTCACTTTGTCGGGATAGGGGGTATCGGAATGTCCGGTATCGCCGAAGTGATGCATAATCTCGGCTATCAGGTTCAGGGTTCTGATATTTCAGAAGGCTATACTGTCGATGCTTTGCGCCAGATGGGAATTAAGGTTCTGATCGGGCATCATGCCGAAAATGTCAAAGATGCGGCGGTGGTGGTTGTTTCCAGTGCTATTCATCGTGGTAATCCTGAAGTCGAAGCTGCCCTTGAAAATCGTATTCCGGTTGTGCGTCGCGCAGAGATGCTGGCTGAATTGATGCGGTTAAAGTCCACCGTTGCTGTTGCTGGCACCCATGGGAAAACTACCACGACTTCGATGGTTGCGGCCTTGTTGGATGCGGGTGGTATTGACCCGACGGTTATCAATGGTGGCATCATTAACAGTTATGGTTCCAATGCGCGTTTAGGTGACTCTGATTGGATGGTTGTCGAAGCCGATGAAAGCGACGGCAGCTTTTTACGCTTGGATGGCACCTTGGCCATTGTGACCAATATTGATCCTGAACATCTGGATCATTACGGTTCCTTTGAAAAAGTGCAGGATGCTTTTGTCGAATTTGTATCCAATGTGCCTTTCTATGGTGCTGCTTTCCTGTGCATTGATCATCCTGTGGTTCAATCTATCCTCCCTCGTATTCGGGATAGACGGCTGATTACCTATGGTTTTTCGGCTCAGGCCGATATTCGGGCGGTTGATATCACACCTATCTCTGGTGGTAACCGCTTTACAGCGGTCATTCGTAGCCGTGATGGAGATATCCGTCGGATTGAAAATATCTTTTTACCGATGCCCGGACGGCATAATATCCAAAATGCACTGTCGGCTATCGGGGTGGCTTTAGAATTTTCCATTCCTGATGCCGCTATCCGTGACGGTTTTGCACGTTTTGGAGGGGTGAAACGTCGCTTCTCTCGGGTTGGCGAGATTAAGATTGGTGATGGCTCGGTTCTGGTTATTGATGACTATGGTCATCATCCGGTTGAGATTAAGGCTGTCTTATCAGCCGCCAGAGAAAGCGCGCAACAACGCGTCATTGCTGTGGTTCAGCCGCATCGTTTTTCGCGTTTGCATGATTTGATGACAGAATTCCAAAGCGCTTTTAACGATGCTGATATGGTGTTTGTCGCACCGGTCTATGCTGCTGGTGAACAGCCAATAGCGGGCGTGGATTCTCAAGCCTTGGTTTCGGGATTGAAACAGCATGGCCATCGTTCTGCTCAAGCTGTGGATTCTCCTCGTTCTTTGGCGATTGCGCTTGCTGATATTATCAAGGCCGATGACATCATTATTTGCCTTGGCGCGGGCGATATTACGAAATGGGCCGCAGGTCTTGCGGCGGATATTACCTCAATCAGAGAGGTTCATCACTTATGA
- the murD gene encoding UDP-N-acetylmuramoyl-L-alanine--D-glutamate ligase, translating to MITSPVFSGQFYAVLGLARSGMATVAALLASDAKVMAWDNNPETRDRLQQQYQEAIDKGRLVIADPMIADIFGISAFVVSPGIPINRHPIAALAKERGIPIIGDIELFAQAHGFWERHGRRCPVVGITGTNGKSTTTALIHHILKEAGLPTLMGGNIGLPLLAADPLPDGGVYVLELSSYQIDLTFTLDCDIAVLTNITPDHLDRHGGFEGYRKAKERLFLLQSSPHYAVIATDDIPSQVIAKQSAAHLVTVHADNISAEDQINWPNLQGPHNAQNAVLAMAVAHILGISDDVISKALVSYAGLPHRMQKIGERRGVLFIDDSKATNAMATAPALAAFPAIHWILGGVPKTADLDPCKAFYNHIRQAYTIGQAGPDYAQLLREAGVNVVECGTLEKAVRLAAEEAQPDEVVMLTPACASFDQFSDYEARGQAFRKIVEALD from the coding sequence ATGATTACTAGCCCCGTTTTTTCCGGTCAGTTTTATGCGGTTTTAGGCCTTGCCCGATCAGGCATGGCCACTGTAGCTGCCCTTTTGGCATCAGATGCCAAGGTGATGGCTTGGGATAATAATCCTGAAACCCGCGATCGACTGCAACAGCAATATCAAGAAGCGATTGATAAAGGACGGCTGGTTATTGCCGACCCGATGATTGCTGATATTTTTGGCATATCGGCCTTTGTCGTATCTCCCGGTATCCCAATCAATCGTCATCCGATTGCCGCTTTGGCGAAAGAACGCGGTATCCCGATTATTGGCGATATCGAGTTATTTGCCCAAGCCCATGGATTTTGGGAAAGACATGGACGGCGTTGCCCCGTTGTCGGCATCACTGGAACAAATGGTAAATCGACGACAACCGCGCTGATCCATCATATTTTGAAAGAGGCGGGTCTCCCGACCTTGATGGGTGGTAATATTGGTTTGCCTTTATTAGCAGCAGATCCTTTGCCCGATGGTGGGGTCTATGTGTTGGAATTATCCAGCTATCAGATTGATCTGACCTTTACCCTTGATTGCGATATTGCGGTTTTGACCAATATTACGCCGGACCATCTCGATCGGCATGGCGGTTTTGAAGGTTATCGCAAAGCGAAAGAACGACTATTTTTACTGCAATCATCGCCACATTATGCCGTTATTGCAACGGATGATATCCCTAGTCAGGTAATTGCCAAGCAGTCGGCTGCCCATTTGGTCACGGTGCATGCTGATAATATTTCGGCAGAAGATCAAATAAATTGGCCGAATTTGCAGGGCCCTCATAATGCTCAAAATGCCGTTTTAGCGATGGCCGTTGCCCATATTCTGGGTATCTCGGATGATGTTATTTCAAAAGCCTTGGTTAGTTACGCGGGGTTGCCTCATCGGATGCAAAAAATCGGTGAGCGGCGGGGTGTTTTGTTTATTGACGATTCCAAAGCGACCAATGCCATGGCAACAGCCCCTGCTTTGGCGGCTTTTCCGGCTATCCACTGGATATTAGGAGGAGTGCCGAAAACAGCTGACCTTGATCCTTGCAAAGCCTTCTATAATCATATCCGTCAGGCCTACACGATTGGTCAGGCGGGCCCTGATTACGCGCAATTATTGCGTGAAGCGGGGGTGAACGTCGTGGAATGTGGCACCCTTGAAAAAGCAGTGCGTTTGGCAGCGGAAGAAGCCCAGCCTGATGAAGTCGTTATGTTGACTCCGGCTTGTGCTTCTTTTGACCAGTTTAGCGATTATGAGGCGAGGGGACAGGCCTTTAGAAAAATAGTGGAGGCGCTTGATTAA
- the ftsW gene encoding putative lipid II flippase FtsW: MGAMHHSGSDKVDSASVIENRKRKTRKDNKNQRLGRADRSALGRWFWEIDRFQLFLISLLIAIGVIAVAAASPAISAQEGKPAFYYFTRQIFWCLIGIPVMIGVSMAPKDLARRACILGAAVCFFLLLLVPFLGVEVNGARRWLGFGMFKIQPSEFLKPFFVVTMAWMLSFRFKDKNLPVIPISMFFVAIIGVLLMKQPDFGQTVIFTGVWLVLLLLSGIPVFLMVGLGVAGALGVVAAYEFYSVAHTRIDAFLNGTGDHYHVDRAMATLTNGGFVGVGPGSGIEKFRLPEAHNDYIFSVIGEEFGLLACIIIALIYGTIVIRVFRRLLGEDNGFLLLASAGLATQFGLQALINMAVNVQLLPSKGMTLPFISYGGSSLVAMSIGFGLLLAFTRRNPYLARSTYLPKWQQK; the protein is encoded by the coding sequence ATGGGCGCTATGCACCATTCCGGATCTGATAAAGTCGATAGCGCTTCTGTGATCGAAAACCGGAAAAGAAAAACGCGGAAAGATAACAAAAATCAGAGACTGGGGCGAGCTGACCGCTCGGCTTTGGGGCGATGGTTTTGGGAAATTGACCGCTTTCAGCTTTTTCTGATTTCGCTTTTGATTGCAATCGGCGTGATTGCTGTTGCCGCGGCATCCCCTGCGATTTCGGCTCAAGAAGGAAAGCCCGCCTTTTATTATTTTACCCGCCAGATTTTCTGGTGCCTTATCGGTATCCCCGTCATGATCGGGGTATCCATGGCACCGAAAGACCTTGCCCGTCGTGCCTGTATTTTAGGGGCGGCAGTGTGTTTTTTCCTTTTACTCCTTGTGCCTTTTTTAGGTGTGGAAGTGAATGGTGCCAGACGATGGCTTGGTTTCGGGATGTTTAAAATCCAGCCTTCGGAATTTTTGAAGCCTTTTTTTGTCGTTACGATGGCTTGGATGCTTTCTTTCCGCTTCAAAGATAAAAATTTACCGGTAATCCCGATCTCAATGTTTTTTGTGGCGATTATTGGTGTGTTGTTGATGAAACAGCCTGATTTCGGCCAGACAGTTATCTTTACAGGAGTCTGGCTGGTCTTGTTGCTTTTATCAGGTATTCCGGTTTTCTTGATGGTCGGCCTTGGTGTGGCGGGGGCTTTAGGTGTTGTCGCGGCCTATGAATTTTATTCTGTTGCCCATACGCGGATTGATGCCTTTTTGAACGGCACCGGCGACCATTATCATGTTGACCGCGCAATGGCGACTTTGACTAATGGCGGCTTTGTCGGTGTGGGTCCTGGTAGCGGGATTGAGAAATTTCGCTTACCTGAAGCCCATAATGACTATATTTTCTCCGTTATCGGTGAAGAATTTGGCCTTTTGGCCTGTATTATCATTGCCCTTATCTATGGCACTATTGTTATAAGGGTTTTTAGACGCCTGCTTGGCGAGGATAACGGCTTTCTGTTATTGGCCTCGGCAGGTCTTGCGACCCAATTCGGGTTGCAGGCTTTAATTAACATGGCGGTGAATGTGCAGCTTTTGCCTTCAAAGGGAATGACCTTGCCCTTTATCAGTTATGGCGGGTCGTCTCTTGTCGCTATGTCTATCGGTTTCGGATTGTTGCTGGCTTTCACCCGCCGCAATCCTTATCTTGCCCGATCAACCTATCTTCCGAAGTGGCAGCAAAAATGA
- the ftsA gene encoding cell division protein FtsA, translating to MKERHHSMTPVKEGNLITALDIGSSKISALIVEKRADNVLQVLGSGQRESLGVRRGYLFDMESTEKAVREAVEQAERIAGTNIESVWVSFSAGGLISDLSSTEVALNGQRIEEIHMETLLATGRDAIDPDGHMVLHAQPALYTLDGLKGVKSPIGLYADRLGVDIHVIAAEPSPVRNLELAVRSAHLEVQAIVAAPIAAGMSCLFAEERELGVALVELGAGVTNVSLFAGGLLVGLTSIPMGASDITDDIAAAFGTRRSDAERLKCFYGSAQSSPRDNHEMIDVAPIANDEDVIDPQRISRAQLIGVIRKRLDHWMDHIADALKSLGYNGPVGRQVVLTGGGAELKGIADYAQGVLGRSVRIGRPHGLVGLPDAHSGPAFATLTGLVLHAASEPFDLRPLSYNNRMGSQKSFMGSFKRLFQMFRREY from the coding sequence ATGAAGGAACGACATCATAGTATGACGCCGGTAAAAGAAGGCAATCTGATAACTGCGCTTGATATCGGTTCTTCCAAAATTTCAGCCCTGATTGTTGAGAAAAGGGCTGATAATGTTTTGCAGGTATTGGGAAGTGGTCAGCGAGAAAGTCTGGGGGTCAGACGGGGCTATCTTTTCGATATGGAATCGACGGAAAAGGCGGTTCGAGAAGCCGTTGAACAGGCCGAAAGGATTGCAGGCACCAATATTGAATCTGTCTGGGTGTCTTTTTCTGCGGGAGGATTGATATCCGATCTTAGCTCGACAGAAGTAGCCTTGAATGGTCAACGGATCGAAGAAATCCATATGGAGACCCTGTTGGCGACCGGACGGGATGCGATTGATCCTGATGGGCATATGGTGCTTCATGCTCAACCCGCCCTTTATACCTTGGACGGGTTAAAGGGGGTTAAAAGTCCGATTGGTCTTTATGCCGACCGCTTGGGAGTCGATATCCATGTGATTGCTGCTGAACCTTCGCCTGTCAGAAATTTGGAATTGGCGGTGCGTTCGGCACATCTGGAAGTGCAGGCGATTGTTGCTGCGCCGATCGCGGCCGGAATGTCTTGCCTCTTTGCAGAAGAGCGGGAATTGGGTGTGGCCTTGGTTGAATTAGGGGCAGGCGTTACCAATGTATCCCTTTTTGCCGGTGGGCTGTTGGTTGGTTTGACTTCTATCCCGATGGGCGCATCCGATATTACAGATGACATCGCGGCGGCTTTTGGCACCAGACGGTCGGATGCAGAAAGATTGAAATGTTTTTATGGATCGGCGCAGAGTTCACCTCGCGATAATCATGAGATGATAGATGTGGCGCCGATTGCCAATGACGAGGATGTAATTGATCCACAACGGATAAGTCGGGCGCAGCTGATCGGTGTTATTCGGAAGCGTTTGGATCATTGGATGGATCATATCGCCGATGCCCTGAAATCTTTGGGCTATAATGGCCCCGTCGGACGTCAGGTGGTGTTAACAGGAGGGGGTGCAGAATTGAAAGGTATTGCCGATTATGCCCAAGGTGTCTTGGGTCGTTCGGTTAGAATAGGGCGGCCGCACGGCCTTGTTGGGCTTCCAGATGCCCATAGTGGCCCGGCTTTTGCGACTTTGACGGGGCTTGTTCTTCATGCTGCGTCGGAACCCTTTGATCTTAGACCGCTCTCTTATAATAATAGAATGGGCAGTCAAAAATCTTTTATGGGATCTTTTAAACGTCTTTTTCAGATGTTTCGTCGCGAATATTAA
- a CDS encoding cell division protein FtsQ/DivIB, with the protein MAKAARRTKSAPARRSPRRHARQTGATIRRPKRPIKSNETIALPKWLGFLSHPLLKQMAKRLLLILVIVGFLAGLWAARWPQLLATKTGEYLGRQGFSVRHVEIVGLHHMDRQAIYDIASTQQNLAMPLVDLNAIRDRLLRFGWIEDARVSRRWPDTLVVDIVERNPAAVWQYHGHLRLVDNNGIIISDVDPHASPDLPLVIGAGANLHLEDLGHLLEAAPSLKPMIDAASWIGNRRWDLHFASGETLSLPEGNEAEAALVRFSHINREHHLLERGYVKFDMRVPGAPITARISPEPVKKATKPAKAADPLVSDRI; encoded by the coding sequence GTGGCTAAAGCAGCACGCAGAACAAAATCGGCTCCGGCTAGGCGTTCTCCAAGGCGGCATGCCCGCCAAACGGGTGCGACAATTCGTCGCCCCAAACGGCCTATCAAGAGTAATGAGACGATAGCTCTGCCTAAATGGCTGGGTTTTCTTTCCCATCCGTTATTAAAACAGATGGCAAAGCGTCTTTTGCTTATTCTTGTTATTGTCGGATTTTTGGCCGGTCTTTGGGCTGCGCGTTGGCCACAATTATTGGCGACCAAAACAGGTGAATATCTGGGACGGCAGGGCTTTTCTGTCCGTCATGTCGAAATCGTTGGTTTGCATCATATGGATCGGCAGGCGATCTATGACATCGCCTCTACCCAGCAAAATCTGGCGATGCCTTTGGTTGATCTTAATGCTATTCGGGATCGCTTGTTACGTTTTGGCTGGATTGAGGATGCGCGTGTTTCCCGCCGTTGGCCGGATACTTTGGTCGTTGATATTGTCGAGCGAAATCCGGCGGCGGTTTGGCAATATCATGGTCATTTGAGACTGGTCGATAATAACGGCATTATTATTTCGGATGTTGACCCGCATGCTTCGCCTGATCTGCCCTTGGTTATTGGGGCGGGTGCCAATCTGCATCTTGAAGATTTGGGGCATCTTTTGGAAGCAGCCCCCTCTTTGAAACCGATGATTGATGCAGCAAGCTGGATCGGGAATCGGCGGTGGGATTTGCATTTTGCTTCTGGTGAAACTTTATCTTTACCAGAAGGGAATGAAGCCGAAGCGGCTTTGGTGCGTTTCTCTCATATTAATCGCGAGCATCACTTGTTAGAAAGGGGCTATGTCAAATTCGATATGCGTGTTCCGGGGGCACCTATTACAGCCAGAATTTCACCGGAACCCGTTAAGAAAGCGACAAAGCCTGCAAAGGCAGCTGATCCTTTGGTAAGTGATCGAATATGA
- the murG gene encoding undecaprenyldiphospho-muramoylpentapeptide beta-N-acetylglucosaminyltransferase produces MNGSRQYILAAGGTGGHMIPAHALAVELMRRGHHVALVTDERGTRFPELFKDVQIHQLPAGRLTGGVKGLFQAMRNIWAGRERALTLYENFTPAAVVGFGGYPALPALLAAFKAKIPTVIHEQNAVMGRTNRFLAGRVDAIATAYHQVDRLKKRYRRKTEVTGNPVRDEVLFLRDLPYPPLSDNSIFRILVVGGSQGASILSEVVPEGLGLLPLHLRRRLQVTQQCRPEDLEKTRAQYAKLGIPADISTYMADLPQRLGWSHLVISRAGASTIAELGVAGRPAILIPYPAAMDNHQYANARELVSAGGARLIDQRRFNPFELAKQIQKMALEPSALKNAAARARQVGYPDAVEKLADLVERVGGDLPQQNSIEEDSTFEKNQEGAVA; encoded by the coding sequence ATGAATGGCAGCCGACAATATATTCTCGCCGCTGGTGGCACCGGTGGCCATATGATTCCAGCCCACGCATTGGCTGTTGAGTTAATGCGGCGGGGTCATCATGTGGCTTTGGTGACCGATGAAAGAGGAACGCGTTTCCCCGAATTATTTAAAGATGTCCAGATACATCAGCTTCCTGCTGGTCGTTTGACGGGCGGGGTAAAAGGCCTGTTTCAGGCGATGCGGAATATTTGGGCAGGGCGGGAACGCGCCTTGACGCTTTATGAAAATTTTACACCGGCGGCGGTTGTCGGTTTTGGTGGTTATCCGGCGTTACCAGCGCTATTGGCGGCTTTTAAAGCGAAAATCCCGACGGTTATTCACGAGCAAAATGCGGTGATGGGACGGACGAACCGTTTTCTGGCTGGAAGAGTGGATGCCATTGCTACCGCTTATCATCAGGTTGATCGGCTGAAAAAACGGTATCGTCGTAAGACTGAAGTAACAGGTAATCCGGTGCGGGATGAAGTCTTGTTTCTGCGTGACCTGCCTTATCCGCCGTTAAGTGACAACAGCATTTTTCGGATATTGGTGGTCGGTGGTAGCCAAGGTGCCAGCATTTTGTCAGAAGTCGTACCGGAAGGTTTGGGGTTATTGCCGCTTCATCTGCGGCGGCGGCTTCAAGTGACGCAGCAATGCCGACCGGAAGATTTGGAAAAGACTCGCGCTCAATATGCTAAGCTTGGTATCCCTGCTGATATTTCGACCTATATGGCGGATTTACCGCAGCGTCTTGGTTGGTCTCATTTGGTTATTTCCCGTGCAGGCGCTTCGACCATTGCCGAATTAGGCGTTGCCGGACGGCCTGCTATTCTTATTCCTTATCCTGCGGCGATGGATAATCATCAATATGCCAATGCCCGTGAGCTTGTTTCTGCCGGTGGCGCGCGTTTGATTGATCAACGACGCTTTAATCCTTTTGAACTGGCAAAACAGATTCAAAAAATGGCTTTGGAGCCTTCTGCTTTGAAAAATGCCGCTGCCAGAGCAAGGCAGGTTGGTTATCCCGATGCGGTTGAAAAATTGGCTGATTTGGTTGAGCGGGTCGGAGGCGATCTGCCTCAACAGAATTCTATAGAAGAAGATTCAACTTTCGAAAAAAATCAAGAAGGAGCGGTTGCATGA
- the ftsZ gene encoding cell division protein FtsZ: MTIEFMQPSDSSEVSELPRISVIGVGGGGGNAVANMIASGVQGVDFIVANTDAQALNISPAEQRIQLGPTTTQGLGAGSRPEVGKAAAEETIEQIQEALEGARMCFIAAGMGGGTGTGAAPVIAKVARDRGILTVGVVTKPFNFEGKRRARSAESGIEELQKHVDTLIVIPNQNLFLIANPNTTFKQAFQMADEVLQQGVRGITDLMVCPGLINLDFADIRSVMSEMGKAMMGTGEASGDNRAIEAAERAIANPLLDGVSMNGARGVIVSIIGGEDITLMEVDEAANHIRELVDDDANIIFGSAFNEDLDGRIRVSVVATGIDSSKKEGEEEKSSYNPTSSASGYTAVSSQSMSSVSQSTVVPAPKAVAPQPQPPVEDELVLGQEAVKPVEKKDNLKAASPSVDDSDFNQNSNAGWNSEPTRPAPRLAREGSTLFERMSNIARGADRKDSTENRGRVDIPQFLNRQGNS; the protein is encoded by the coding sequence ATGACCATCGAATTCATGCAACCCAGTGATAGCAGCGAAGTAAGTGAGCTGCCCCGGATTAGCGTGATTGGTGTCGGCGGCGGCGGCGGAAATGCTGTTGCCAATATGATTGCATCAGGTGTGCAGGGTGTCGATTTTATTGTAGCCAATACAGATGCCCAGGCCTTAAATATCTCTCCGGCAGAACAGCGGATTCAGCTTGGCCCGACGACGACGCAGGGCTTGGGGGCAGGATCGAGACCGGAAGTCGGTAAAGCGGCCGCAGAAGAAACGATCGAGCAGATTCAGGAAGCCTTGGAAGGCGCAAGAATGTGCTTTATCGCCGCTGGGATGGGGGGTGGCACCGGCACGGGTGCAGCACCGGTCATCGCAAAAGTAGCGCGTGATCGTGGTATTCTGACAGTCGGTGTTGTGACCAAACCGTTCAACTTTGAAGGTAAAAGACGGGCGCGGTCAGCTGAAAGCGGTATTGAAGAACTGCAAAAGCATGTCGATACGCTGATTGTTATTCCAAACCAGAATTTGTTTTTGATCGCCAATCCGAACACGACCTTTAAGCAGGCCTTCCAGATGGCGGATGAGGTTTTGCAGCAGGGTGTTCGCGGTATTACCGATTTGATGGTTTGCCCCGGTCTTATCAATCTTGATTTTGCTGATATCCGTTCTGTCATGAGCGAAATGGGTAAAGCGATGATGGGTACCGGTGAGGCTTCCGGTGATAATCGGGCTATTGAAGCCGCGGAAAGAGCCATTGCCAATCCGTTGTTGGATGGTGTGTCTATGAATGGCGCACGAGGCGTAATCGTTTCTATTATCGGTGGTGAAGATATCACCTTGATGGAAGTCGATGAAGCCGCCAATCATATTCGTGAATTGGTCGATGATGATGCTAATATCATCTTTGGTTCAGCCTTTAACGAAGACCTTGATGGTCGTATCCGCGTTTCTGTTGTGGCAACCGGTATCGATTCGAGCAAAAAAGAAGGCGAAGAAGAAAAATCTTCTTATAATCCGACTAGCTCGGCTTCCGGTTATACCGCTGTTTCCTCTCAGTCGATGTCTTCGGTATCCCAGTCCACCGTTGTACCTGCCCCAAAGGCAGTGGCACCGCAGCCCCAGCCGCCTGTTGAAGATGAGCTGGTTCTTGGACAAGAGGCCGTTAAACCGGTCGAAAAAAAAGATAATTTAAAAGCAGCTTCTCCGTCCGTCGATGACAGCGATTTTAACCAGAATTCTAACGCTGGTTGGAATAGCGAGCCGACCCGTCCGGCTCCGAGACTGGCAAGAGAAGGCAGCACCTTATTTGAACGGATGTCTAACATTGCCCGTGGAGCTGATCGCAAAGACAGCACTGAAAACCGTGGCCGTGTCGATATCCCTCAATTCTTGAATCGTCAGGGTAATTCCTAA